In the Isosphaeraceae bacterium EP7 genome, one interval contains:
- a CDS encoding caspase family protein, with the protein MSKTHFLAVILGAKEFPDAPGFTSDLAFERSRDLFKKYAAADLGVRFAGFRAKAEQMQSADGLDLFNSDRSADDQDAMIGRFLKGRLERLKAEGKEDITLLLYYVGHGAFSGQDFYFAVKKTRAENPLASSFIGKTLAETVKREAAWIRLCAILDACFSAEAARLFLGSGDEAAARSFVKRGISLLCSAPSNAVSYILPDSSGTAFTDGFVSALREGVASGDQFLTLRQLKDLASRKIESRKEDLKARLDERAVADYDPPDPQLHSPSQPGGDLADVPLFPNPARVASQSSGDRTEPSGPVARTETTGQSPDPPGNDVSALLEKKMKLVEAKRTERQKNVEDLMRRQEEARVEVREEVEGIHERVLDATRIAKWLDQLKTRLQKEDEAAATDFQRLSAIGKELPSRSKVFKEDLRRVRLASERASARRLAAKQMTAPATTTLVAHYDYSTRESSQRVPFASWVESKLSEAADRRVRSMRWNWARAAWRWAKDAFTSYWPILALWPYFGFLIWCGLASPLFWGSTESLLSKVLARIQNIYILGIYIVPGAFLFFGCISISKKSVDEFTVGCISAFVGALLLFLGVKLTLEWGYGALMIPQKLAKLSTMTGFLIGIAHLVLILLGPGIVTLALSKRDRW; encoded by the coding sequence TCCGCGCCAAGGCTGAGCAGATGCAGTCCGCCGACGGCCTGGACTTGTTCAACTCCGATCGGTCCGCCGACGACCAGGACGCCATGATCGGCCGCTTCCTCAAAGGACGCCTCGAACGCCTGAAGGCCGAGGGGAAGGAGGACATCACGCTCCTGCTCTATTACGTCGGCCACGGCGCGTTCAGCGGGCAGGACTTCTACTTCGCGGTGAAGAAGACCAGGGCCGAGAACCCGCTCGCATCGAGCTTCATCGGGAAGACCCTCGCCGAGACGGTCAAGCGAGAGGCCGCTTGGATCAGGTTGTGCGCGATCCTGGATGCCTGCTTCTCCGCGGAGGCCGCCCGCCTATTCCTCGGGTCCGGGGACGAGGCCGCCGCGAGGTCCTTCGTTAAACGCGGCATCTCCCTGCTGTGCTCGGCCCCGAGTAACGCGGTGAGCTACATCCTCCCGGACAGTTCGGGCACCGCGTTCACCGACGGTTTCGTCTCGGCTCTCCGCGAAGGGGTCGCGTCCGGCGATCAGTTCCTAACCCTCCGCCAGCTGAAGGACCTCGCTTCTCGCAAGATCGAATCACGCAAGGAAGATTTGAAAGCGCGTCTCGACGAAAGAGCGGTCGCCGACTATGACCCGCCCGACCCCCAGCTCCACTCACCGAGTCAGCCGGGTGGTGACCTCGCGGATGTCCCCTTATTCCCGAACCCCGCACGTGTCGCCTCGCAGTCGTCGGGAGACCGTACGGAGCCTTCAGGGCCTGTCGCTCGGACAGAGACCACGGGGCAGAGCCCCGATCCTCCCGGTAATGACGTCTCGGCTCTCCTCGAGAAAAAGATGAAGCTCGTGGAGGCGAAACGAACGGAGAGGCAGAAGAATGTTGAGGATCTGATGAGGCGGCAGGAGGAGGCTAGGGTCGAGGTGAGAGAAGAAGTCGAGGGCATTCACGAGCGTGTGCTCGACGCGACCCGCATCGCGAAGTGGCTCGATCAGCTGAAGACACGACTCCAGAAAGAAGACGAGGCAGCGGCCACAGACTTCCAGCGCCTCTCCGCCATCGGCAAGGAATTGCCGAGTCGATCGAAGGTGTTTAAGGAGGATCTCCGCCGCGTCAGACTCGCGAGCGAGCGTGCGTCTGCGCGACGGCTCGCCGCGAAGCAGATGACTGCACCGGCGACCACGACGCTTGTCGCGCACTACGATTACAGCACTCGCGAGTCCTCCCAGCGTGTGCCGTTCGCCTCGTGGGTGGAATCGAAGCTGAGCGAAGCGGCGGATCGTCGCGTGCGGTCGATGAGGTGGAACTGGGCTCGGGCTGCGTGGCGATGGGCAAAGGATGCGTTCACTTCATACTGGCCGATACTCGCCCTCTGGCCCTATTTCGGGTTCCTGATCTGGTGTGGGCTCGCTTCGCCGCTGTTCTGGGGTTCCACCGAGTCGCTCTTGAGCAAGGTGCTCGCGAGAATCCAAAACATCTACATCCTAGGAATCTACATCGTCCCAGGCGCGTTCCTATTCTTTGGGTGTATATCCATCAGTAAAAAATCCGTCGATGAATTTACAGTCGGATGCATTAGCGCCTTCGTCGGTGCTCTCCTTCTCTTTTTGGGAGTTAAGTTGACCCTAGAATGGGGATATGGCGCATTGATGATCCCCCAAAAGTTGGCGAAACTATCGACGATGACCGGTTTTCTGATCGGTATCGCTCATCTAGTTTTAATCCTTTTGGGGCCCGGTATCGTCACCCTCGCCCTATCGAAGCGCGACAGATGGTGA